The proteins below come from a single Jaculus jaculus isolate mJacJac1 chromosome 12, mJacJac1.mat.Y.cur, whole genome shotgun sequence genomic window:
- the P2ry12 gene encoding P2Y purinoceptor 12 isoform X1 — protein MPIYRLQQLLLEPSKSFTINWTTSRGEMQSVNSSTGAPGNGSICTRDYKITQVLFPVLYTVLFFVGLIINSLAMRIFFQIRSQSNFIIFLKNTVISDLLMILTFPFKILSDAELETGSLRIFVCQVTSVTFYFTMYISISFLGLITMDRYQKTANPFRPSGPGRLRGAKALSAAVWVLMFLLSLPNMLLTSRRPQEKVKRCSSFKSQFGLVWHEIVNYICQVIFWINFLIITVCYTLITKELYRSYVRARGPGQAPKKKVNVRVFIIIVVFFICFVPFHFARIPYTLSQTRDVFDCAAENTLFYLKESTLWLASLNACLDPFIYFFLCKAFRTSLLGMLTCSSSAAAPSEGHGKRGQDGGEPSEETPM, from the coding sequence CAGGGGAGAAATGCAGAGCGTCAACTCCAGCACCGGGGCACCGGGAAACGGCAGCATCTGCACCCGAGACTACAAGATCACCCAGGTTCTCTTCCCGGTGCTCTACACCGTCCTCTTCTTCGTCGGGCTCATCATCAACAGCCTGGCCATGAGGATCTTCTTCCAAATCCGCAGTCAATCCAACTTCATCATCTTCCTTAAGAACACGGTCATCTCCGATCTTCTCATGATCTTGACTTTTCCGTTCAAGATTCTCAGCGATGCTGAACTGGAAACCGGGTCTCTGAGAATCTTCGTGTGCCAAGTCACCTCGGTCACCTTCTACTTCACAATGTACATCAGCATTTCGTTCCTGGGGCTGATCACGATGGACCGCTACCAGAAAACCGCAAACCCCTTCAGACCGTCCGGCCCCGGCCGCCTGCGGGGGGCGAAGGCGCTCTCGGCCGCCGTCTGGGTGCTCATGTTCCTGCTGTCGCTGCCCAACATGCTCCTCACCAGCAGGAGGCCGCAGGAGAAGGTGAAGAGATGCTCCTCCTTCAAGTCCCAGTTCGGGCTGGTGTGGCACGAGATAGTCAATTACATCTGCCAAGTCATTTTCTGGATTAATTTCCTCATCATCACTGTATGCTATACCCTGATTACGAAAGAACTCTACAGGTCCTATGTGAGAGCAAGGGGGCCAGGCCAAGCCCCCAAGAAAAAAGTGAACGTCCGAGTTTTCATCATCATCGTCGTCTTCTTCATTTGTTTCGTTCCTTTCCACTTCGCCCGGATTCCCTACACTCTGAGCCAGACCCGGGACGTCTTCGACTGCGCCGCTGAGAACACTCTCTTTTACCTGAAGGAGAGCACCCTGTGGCTGGCGTCCCTCAACGCCTGCCTAGACCCCTTCATCTACTTCTTCCTCTGTAAGGCCTTCCGGACTTCCCTCTTGGGCATGCTCACCTGCTCTAGCTCAGCAGCAGCACCCTCCGAAGGGCACGGGAAGAGAGGACAGGATGGTGGGGAGCCGAGCGAGGAGACCCCCATGTGA
- the P2ry13 gene encoding P2Y purinoceptor 13, producing the protein MLEETLNATAMQAFNKSELCPRDTRVTRLVFPVLYAVVFLTGILLNSLALWVFVHIPSNSTFIVYLKNTLVADLVMTLMLPFKILSDSQPWLWRLRAFVCRFSSVIFYGAMYVSIVLLALIAFDRFLKIARPFGKLFAKKTVFAKIASMLVWVLFFLISVPNMILSNKEATPSSVKCTSLKVPLGLKWHRLVNYICQGVFWTIFVLMLLCYVVIAKKVYDSSRKFQSKEGKGRAVEGKVFVVMAIFFLCFAPFHFVRVPYTQSQTSNHTDCRLENQLFVAKESTLFLAATNICMDPLIYMLLCKKFTEKLPFLKGKRMSSSGQENHSSQTDNVILA; encoded by the coding sequence ATGCTGGAGGAGACACTCAACGCCACGGCCATGCAGGCCTTCAACAAGTCTGAGCTGTGTCCCCGGGACACGCGGGTGACGCGGCTGGTGTTCCCGGTCCTCTATGCGGTGGTCTTCTTGACTGGCATCCTGCTCAACTCCTTGGCCCTGTGGGTGTTCGTTCACATTCCCAGCAACTCCACCTTCATCGTCTACCTCAAAAACACGCTGGTGGCCGACCTGGTAATGACACTCATGCTTCCTTTCAAAATCCTCTCAGATTCACAGCCGTGGCTGTGGCGCCTCAGGGCTTTCGTGTGTCGCTTCTCGTCCGTGATCTTCTACGGGGCCATGTACGTCAGCATCGTGCTGCTGGCTCTCATTGCTTTTGACAGGTTCCTCAAGATTGCCAGGCCGTTTGGGAAGCTTTTTGCAAAAAAAACTGTTTTTGCAAAAATTGCCTCAATGCTCGTCTGGGttcttttcttcctcatctcCGTGCCAAACATGATCTTGAGCAACAAGGAAGCCACCCCATCGTCTGTGAAGTGTACGTCCCTAAAGGTGCCCCTGGGGTTGAAATGGCACCGGCTGGTAAATTACATATGCCAGGGTGTTTTCTGGACTATTTTTGTCTTGATGCTTCTGTGTTATGTGGTGATTGCAAAGAAAGTGTACGATTCTTCCAGAAAGTTCCAAAGCAAGGAGGGCAAGGGCAGAGCAGTGGAGGGGAAGGTATTCGTGGTGATGGCCATCTTCTTCCTGTGTTTCGCCCCCTTCCACTTTGTCAGAGTCCCGTATACTCAAAGCCAGACTAGCAATCACACTGACTGTAGGCTGGAAAACCAACTGTTTGTCGCCAAAGAATCAACTCTCTTCTTGGCGGCAACTAATATTTGCATGGATCCCTTGATATACATGCTCTTGTGTAAAAAGTTCACGGAAAAACTGCCCTTTTTGAAAGGGAAAAGGATGTCTTCCTCAGGCCAGGAGAACCACAGCAGTCAGACAGACAATGTCATCCTAGCCTGA
- the P2ry12 gene encoding P2Y purinoceptor 12 isoform X2, whose amino-acid sequence MPIYRLQQLLLEPSKSFTINWTTRGEMQSVNSSTGAPGNGSICTRDYKITQVLFPVLYTVLFFVGLIINSLAMRIFFQIRSQSNFIIFLKNTVISDLLMILTFPFKILSDAELETGSLRIFVCQVTSVTFYFTMYISISFLGLITMDRYQKTANPFRPSGPGRLRGAKALSAAVWVLMFLLSLPNMLLTSRRPQEKVKRCSSFKSQFGLVWHEIVNYICQVIFWINFLIITVCYTLITKELYRSYVRARGPGQAPKKKVNVRVFIIIVVFFICFVPFHFARIPYTLSQTRDVFDCAAENTLFYLKESTLWLASLNACLDPFIYFFLCKAFRTSLLGMLTCSSSAAAPSEGHGKRGQDGGEPSEETPM is encoded by the coding sequence GGGAGAAATGCAGAGCGTCAACTCCAGCACCGGGGCACCGGGAAACGGCAGCATCTGCACCCGAGACTACAAGATCACCCAGGTTCTCTTCCCGGTGCTCTACACCGTCCTCTTCTTCGTCGGGCTCATCATCAACAGCCTGGCCATGAGGATCTTCTTCCAAATCCGCAGTCAATCCAACTTCATCATCTTCCTTAAGAACACGGTCATCTCCGATCTTCTCATGATCTTGACTTTTCCGTTCAAGATTCTCAGCGATGCTGAACTGGAAACCGGGTCTCTGAGAATCTTCGTGTGCCAAGTCACCTCGGTCACCTTCTACTTCACAATGTACATCAGCATTTCGTTCCTGGGGCTGATCACGATGGACCGCTACCAGAAAACCGCAAACCCCTTCAGACCGTCCGGCCCCGGCCGCCTGCGGGGGGCGAAGGCGCTCTCGGCCGCCGTCTGGGTGCTCATGTTCCTGCTGTCGCTGCCCAACATGCTCCTCACCAGCAGGAGGCCGCAGGAGAAGGTGAAGAGATGCTCCTCCTTCAAGTCCCAGTTCGGGCTGGTGTGGCACGAGATAGTCAATTACATCTGCCAAGTCATTTTCTGGATTAATTTCCTCATCATCACTGTATGCTATACCCTGATTACGAAAGAACTCTACAGGTCCTATGTGAGAGCAAGGGGGCCAGGCCAAGCCCCCAAGAAAAAAGTGAACGTCCGAGTTTTCATCATCATCGTCGTCTTCTTCATTTGTTTCGTTCCTTTCCACTTCGCCCGGATTCCCTACACTCTGAGCCAGACCCGGGACGTCTTCGACTGCGCCGCTGAGAACACTCTCTTTTACCTGAAGGAGAGCACCCTGTGGCTGGCGTCCCTCAACGCCTGCCTAGACCCCTTCATCTACTTCTTCCTCTGTAAGGCCTTCCGGACTTCCCTCTTGGGCATGCTCACCTGCTCTAGCTCAGCAGCAGCACCCTCCGAAGGGCACGGGAAGAGAGGACAGGATGGTGGGGAGCCGAGCGAGGAGACCCCCATGTGA